One window of Bacteroidota bacterium genomic DNA carries:
- a CDS encoding NAD-dependent epimerase/dehydratase family protein: MKAIITGATGMVGKGILLECLDHSDITEVLSISRKAIGIEHPKLKELIHSDFSEFSSVKEQLKGYDACYACMGVSSAGMKEEQYTKMTYGFTLALANELYHMNPEMTFNYVSGEGTDSSEKGRSMWARVKGKTENDLLKIGFKQAFMFRPGGIIPLKGVLPSSKLYRRLIKYLMWLLILMKKLFPKSIVDTTQIGLAMINSTKHGYDKKIIRPFDIQVLAGKHEK, from the coding sequence ATGAAAGCAATAATAACAGGAGCAACCGGAATGGTCGGAAAAGGTATTCTTTTGGAATGTCTCGACCATTCAGATATAACTGAAGTCTTATCAATATCAAGAAAAGCAATAGGTATAGAACATCCGAAATTAAAGGAGTTAATTCATTCTGATTTCTCAGAATTTTCTTCTGTTAAGGAGCAGCTAAAAGGTTATGATGCATGCTATGCTTGTATGGGGGTAAGCTCAGCTGGTATGAAAGAGGAACAATATACCAAAATGACTTATGGTTTCACTTTGGCTCTAGCCAATGAGCTTTACCATATGAATCCTGAAATGACTTTCAACTATGTTTCAGGTGAAGGCACCGATTCGTCTGAAAAAGGCAGAAGCATGTGGGCAAGAGTTAAGGGTAAAACTGAAAACGATCTGCTGAAAATAGGTTTTAAGCAAGCGTTTATGTTTAGACCAGGGGGTATTATTCCCTTAAAAGGCGTTCTACCAAGTAGTAAATTGTACAGACGTTTGATCAAATATTTAATGTGGCTACTAATACTCATGAAAAAGCTTTTTCCTAAGTCTATTGTTGATACAACCCAAATAGGATTGGCCATGATTAATAGTACGAAACATGGCTATGACAAAAAAATCATCAGACCATTTGATATTCAAGTATTGGCAGGAAAACATGAAAAATAA
- a CDS encoding PQQ-like beta-propeller repeat protein produces the protein MQKILIKSLLLTFLFLQIQTAHSQSTSQASWQQFRGNDRSATSSESGLLEKWSAKGPEILWKKDLGTSFSELLIADDKIYTLAGEKIDSVSGDEYAIAFNAHTGAELWKTKLDSIFIDVDDWGDGARSTPALNSTHMYCLTSFGKLVALSLKDGKIDWTVDIHKEYGSPVPRWGFSSSPIIVDGVLVLEVGGKEENAFMGFDPATGKQLWAKSTGQPSYCSPIVARIDEKNQIIFANGNNLYAFNAKGESLWTYKMPLSRPTAAPLFIAPNKLFVSSVSSTGSFIVEVNGAEVKEVMNSSTMKNHWSTSVHYKGFIYGFNVAALQCISSTDGAKKWTKRGFGKGSLILVDDKLLVLSDQGKLILVEAVADAYTELSDFQAINGKSWTAPSYANGKIYLRNLTEMACYKLK, from the coding sequence ATGCAAAAAATACTTATTAAAAGTCTGCTTCTGACATTTCTATTCCTGCAGATTCAAACTGCACATTCTCAAAGTACAAGTCAGGCATCCTGGCAACAATTCAGGGGAAATGATAGAAGCGCAACTTCTTCAGAGTCTGGATTATTGGAAAAATGGTCAGCAAAAGGCCCTGAAATTCTTTGGAAAAAAGATTTGGGTACTTCTTTTTCAGAACTATTAATTGCTGACGATAAGATTTACACCTTAGCTGGAGAAAAAATTGATAGTGTTTCAGGAGATGAATATGCTATTGCTTTTAATGCCCATACTGGTGCTGAGCTTTGGAAAACAAAACTTGATTCAATATTTATTGATGTTGATGACTGGGGAGATGGAGCTCGCTCAACTCCAGCATTAAATAGTACACATATGTATTGTTTGACGTCCTTTGGTAAACTGGTCGCTTTATCATTGAAAGACGGAAAAATTGATTGGACAGTTGATATTCATAAAGAGTATGGCAGTCCTGTTCCTCGTTGGGGCTTTTCATCATCTCCCATCATTGTTGATGGCGTATTGGTTCTCGAAGTTGGTGGAAAAGAAGAAAATGCCTTTATGGGTTTTGATCCTGCAACTGGAAAGCAGCTTTGGGCAAAATCAACAGGACAACCGTCCTATTGTTCACCGATAGTTGCAAGAATTGATGAAAAGAATCAAATCATTTTTGCAAATGGAAATAATTTATATGCTTTTAATGCAAAAGGAGAATCACTATGGACATATAAAATGCCCTTAAGCCGACCAACTGCAGCTCCTTTATTTATTGCACCAAATAAGCTTTTTGTTTCTTCCGTAAGTAGTACCGGTAGCTTTATCGTTGAAGTAAATGGAGCTGAAGTTAAAGAAGTAATGAACAGTTCAACGATGAAAAATCATTGGAGTACGTCAGTTCATTATAAGGGTTTTATATACGGTTTCAATGTAGCTGCTTTGCAATGTATTTCTTCGACTGATGGAGCAAAAAAATGGACAAAACGTGGTTTTGGTAAGGGGAGTTTGATTTTAGTTGATGATAAATTATTAGTTCTATCAGATCAAGGGAAACTGATTTTAGTGGAAGCGGTAGCTGATGCTTATACTGAATTAAGCGATTTTCAGGCTATCAATGGCAAGTCATGGACAGCTCCATCATATGCCAATGGGAAAATATATCTGCGAAATCTGACAGAAATGGCTTGTTACAAATTGAAGTAA